Proteins found in one Moritella sp. F3 genomic segment:
- a CDS encoding AAA family ATPase, translated as MLNQFSSLGEMKPDRVMAPANDLFGIKSTMSISIWKNVLNPYIPRIDKNYVFQNDLLRELLTWLEKPTDDGFWLYGHLGTGKSSVLEQLAARMNLAVYTQTGSETMDMEELIYTTSFENGTSRINLGSLAKAFTYGGLFIFNEIDYCQPHHIAALNDILSGNTLTIQSNSGEIVKLEKHPCFYFSVASNTNGTPDEDVPVEYHGTGPMNPAFKDRFIFFKLDYLKPEDELKIVLNRGFEETVSRMEFNSEKHKADVHANYCLTFKPVIKNMIKVANDSRIAVEKGKFDRPLTLRCLKRWIQRGVAWQGAKNILHLTAKGAFLNSLSSGQRVVIEQFCADRFGDEWSYDE; from the coding sequence ATGCTGAACCAATTCTCTTCGCTTGGCGAAATGAAACCGGACCGTGTAATGGCGCCTGCAAATGATTTATTCGGGATCAAATCAACCATGAGTATTTCTATTTGGAAAAATGTATTAAATCCATACATACCAAGGATAGATAAAAATTATGTATTTCAAAATGACCTCCTAAGAGAGCTGTTAACGTGGCTTGAAAAACCTACAGATGATGGTTTCTGGCTTTACGGTCACCTTGGTACGGGCAAATCTAGCGTGTTAGAACAGTTAGCCGCCAGAATGAACCTTGCAGTTTATACTCAAACCGGTAGCGAAACCATGGACATGGAAGAGTTGATTTATACCACTTCCTTCGAAAATGGAACCTCACGAATTAATTTAGGATCTTTAGCGAAAGCGTTTACATATGGTGGCTTGTTCATTTTCAATGAAATTGATTATTGTCAGCCTCACCACATTGCTGCTCTTAATGACATTTTGTCTGGAAATACATTAACCATTCAATCGAATAGCGGCGAAATTGTAAAGTTGGAGAAGCATCCTTGCTTTTACTTTTCTGTTGCTAGCAACACCAATGGTACCCCTGATGAGGATGTACCAGTTGAATATCATGGTACCGGTCCAATGAACCCAGCGTTCAAAGATCGCTTCATCTTCTTCAAGCTTGATTATTTAAAACCTGAAGACGAATTAAAAATTGTTTTGAATCGTGGTTTTGAAGAAACGGTGAGCCGGATGGAATTTAACAGTGAAAAGCACAAAGCTGATGTTCATGCTAACTACTGTTTAACTTTTAAACCAGTGATTAAAAACATGATTAAGGTTGCAAACGATTCACGTATTGCTGTTGAAAAAGGTAAATTTGACCGACCGCTTACTCTACGTTGTTTGAAACGTTGGATACAACGCGGTGTTGCCTGGCAAGGTGCCAAAAACATTTTGCATCTAACTGCTAAAGGCGCATTTCTAAACAGTTTATCGTCTGGACAGAGGGTCGTCATTGAGCAGTTTTGTGCGGATCGATTTGGAGACGAATGGAGTTACGATGAATAA
- a CDS encoding zinc-finger-containing protein codes for MFTSILAALGLELQAIIATLISNHHQVKIKGTLMYINKSLRIKYQNDIREFLLDQNSFNGVDLREFGIVATVLKLKFNVESNLSLVNVVQSINDSNLSSLDKARYSSVAGLLFSMKEGVPYKFTEFKFNCQHCNSPVNAAHGSKNSKYVCSGCGAKVGINRVNYWPLGTLALSDVSYARVYCHERIDALWGKYEISRNAAYAEVARLLGIPRPLCHIGLIESLHEAGRFIAATDSLRLTLDEKNANC; via the coding sequence ATGTTTACATCAATTTTGGCAGCATTAGGTTTAGAGCTGCAAGCGATTATCGCCACCTTAATTTCAAACCACCATCAGGTAAAAATCAAAGGAACACTTATGTATATCAATAAATCACTCAGAATTAAATATCAGAACGATATTCGGGAATTCTTACTAGATCAAAACAGTTTTAACGGTGTAGATTTAAGAGAGTTTGGCATTGTCGCCACTGTGCTTAAATTAAAATTCAATGTAGAAAGTAATTTATCTTTAGTGAATGTGGTTCAATCCATTAATGATAGTAATTTGTCATCTCTTGATAAGGCAAGGTATTCCAGTGTTGCTGGTTTGCTATTCTCGATGAAAGAAGGTGTGCCTTATAAGTTCACTGAATTTAAGTTTAACTGTCAACATTGTAATAGTCCTGTAAACGCTGCGCATGGTAGCAAGAACAGTAAATATGTGTGTAGTGGTTGCGGAGCTAAAGTTGGTATAAACAGGGTCAACTACTGGCCTCTTGGGACACTTGCTCTGAGTGATGTTAGTTACGCAAGAGTATATTGTCATGAACGTATCGATGCGTTGTGGGGAAAGTACGAAATATCGCGGAACGCAGCTTATGCTGAAGTTGCACGGTTATTGGGTATTCCACGCCCATTGTGCCATATTGGGTTGATTGAATCACTACATGAAGCAGGGCGATTTATCGCGGCTACTGATAGTTTGAGGTTAACCCTTGATGAGAAAAATGCAAATTGCTAA
- a CDS encoding HU family DNA-binding protein codes for MDVPVKYSGRLTVIYKEERPGRNPKTGEKVHIKRKAYVHFKLGKVFIII; via the coding sequence ATTGATGTACCAGTCAAATATTCTGGTCGATTAACTGTAATATATAAAGAAGAAAGGCCTGGGCGTAACCCAAAGACGGGTGAAAAGGTTCATATTAAAAGGAAAGCTTATGTACACTTCAAACTTGGCAAGGTTTTTATAATAATTTAA